Sequence from the Acidobacteriota bacterium genome:
TCGCTCGGGAGACACTCCCAGCAGCGAACGGCAGTCCATGCTCCGACGACCGCCCCATATTCTGATAACGACTCCCGAGTCACTCTACATTCTGCTCACGGCCAGAGGGAGTCGTGGCTACCTGAGGGGAGCCGGCACGGTAATCGTGGACGAAATCCATGCTGTGGCGGGCGACAAGCGCGGGTCTCACCTGGCCTTGTCCCTGGAACGCCTGGACCATCTGGCCGGCCGGCGCCTGCAGAGGATCGGGCTCAGCGCCACTCAGAAACCCGTTTCCGCCATTGCCCGCCTGCTGGTTGGCACTGCGGGCCTCGAGCCCAAGGGTCGGGTGGCCTGTTCCATCGTGGATATCGGCCACCAGCGTGATCTTGAGTTATCCATTGCCATTCCCGACCTGGAGTTTGGTCCCATCGCCAGTCTGGAGCTTTGGGAAGCCGTCTATGAGCGCATTGCCGCTGAATCACGGGCTCATCGGTCGACCCTGGTCTTTGTCCACACCCGCCGACTGGCGGAACGAGTCGCCCACAAGCTGAGCCAGCGCCTGGGAGAAGACCAGGTCGCCACCCACCACGGCAGCTTGTCCAAGGAGAGCCGCCTGGCGGCGGAACAGCGACTCAAGTCCGGCGCCATTTCGGTGGTGGTAGCCACGGCCTCGCTGGAACTGGGCATCGACATCGGTCACGTCGACCTCGTTTGCCATGTCGGGGCTCCCCGCTCCATTGCAAGCCTGCTGCAGAGAATCGGCCGCTCCGGGCACGGCCTGGACACCGTTCCCAAGGGCCTCCTCTTCCCTCTTACCCGGGATGAGCTGCTGCAGACCGCCGCAGCCGTGCGGGCTGTCCGCGCCGGAGAGTTGGATCGGGTCCACATCCCCGAAAAGCCTCTGGACATCCTGGCTCAGCAGATGGTGGCCACTGTCGCCGGCGGAGAGATTGCCGAGGAGAAACTTTGGACACTGTGCCGAAGGGCCTATCCCTATCGCGACCTGACCCCCGAGGAGTTTGCGGAGGTGGTGGAGATTCTCTCCGAAGGGATTTCGACCCGCCGTGGCCGTGGTTCGGCCTACCTTCACCGCGACGGAGTCCACCGCCGCCTGCGGCCTCGCAGGAACGCCGCCCTCTCCGCAATCACCAGTGGGGGAGCCATTCCCGATACGGCCGATTACGACGTCATCCAGGAACCTGAAGGCATCTTCGTGGGGCGGGTCAATGAGGATTTCGCGATTGAGAGCATGGCCGGAGACATCTTTCTGCTCGGGAACCAGTCCTGGCGCATCCGTCGGGTGGAAGCCGGCAAGCTCCGCGTGGAGGACGCTCAGGGCGCACCTCCCACCATTCCCTTCTGGGTGGGGGAAGCCCCGGCCCGCACGGCGGAACTGTCCGAAGCGGTCTCGGAACTCCGCCGCAAGCTGGCGGAACTGCTGGACCGTGAAACCGATTCAGCCATCGAGTGGTTGTCGCGGGAGTGTGGAATGGACCGGTCTGGAGCGGAACAACTGGTCTCCTATATCACCCAGACCCGGGCCGCCCTGGGAGAGGTTCCCACCCAGCACACCATAGTGGCCGAGCGCTTTTTCGACGAATCGGGGGGCATGCAGCTGGTGCTGCACACTCCGTTTGGAGGCCGCATCAATCGGGCCTGGGGACTGGCCCTGAGAAAGCGATTTTGCGTCTCCTTCAATTTTGAGCTGCAGGCGGCAGCCACCGACGACGGGGTGGTGATTTCCCTGGGAGAACAGCACAGCTTTCCCCTGCAAAGCGTGTCCTCCATGGTGCGATCCGATCGAACCGAAAAAGACCTGATCCAGGGGGTGCTGGCCTCTCCCATGTTCGGAAATCGCTGGCGCTGGAACGCCACCCGCTTCCTGGCGCTGCTGCGGTTCCAGCAGGGACGCCGGGTGCCGATGCCGATTCAGAGGATGCGGGCGGAGGATCTGCTGGCCGCCGTTTTCCCGGCCCAGTTGGCCTGTCAGGACAACGCCCCCGGTCCAGTGGAGCCGGTGGACCATCCTCTGGTGAACCAGACGTTGCACGATTGCCTGCACGAGCCGCTGGACCTGGAAGGATTTCTGGAGGTCCTTGGCCGCCTCGAGGCGGGAGAGATCCGCTTCCTGGGGCGTGACACACCCGCCCCCTCACCCATGTCTCACGAGATCCTCAACGCCAATCCCTATGCCTTCCTGGATGACGCTCCCCTGGAGGAACGACGGGCGCGGGCGGTCTCCCTGCGGCGGATGGAGACCGACGCCATCCAGGCCGATTCCCTCCTGGACGCCGAGGTGGTTGAGCGGGTGGTAGCGGAATTGTGGCCGGATATCAGGGACCGGGAAGAACTGCACGACCTGCTCCTCAACTTGGTCGTTCTGCCATCCGAAGCGGTTGGCCGCTGGCGGGAATTCATGAACGATCTGATCGAATCCAATCGCGCGGCGCCGGTTTTCTGGGTCAATCCGGCAGGATTCCGCCAGCAAGCCTACGTGGCCGCCGAGAGACTGTCCTGGTTGAAGCGCCTGGTTCCCGAAACCCAGGCAGACCCCTCCTTCGAGCGCCGAGCCCGGGATTGCGAAACCGGCTCGCCTTTTCTGCCGTCGGCATCTTCGACCACGAGCAGACTCCCCGGAACTTCCGAGGAGATCGCCGCCTTCCTGGTGCGCGAGTGGCTTGAATGCCTGGGACCGGCCACGGCTGCAGAGCTGGCCGACCGACTCGGCCTGCCCCGCTCCATGGTCCAACTCGCCCTGGTGACCCTGGAGGCCGGCGGCTCCATTCTGCGGGGCCGCTTCCGTGCCGGGCCCGGTCTGCCCGCACCGGCAGGATCCCCCTCCTCGGTGGTCACTTCGACTTCAGGCGTCGCAAGTGAGAAAGGCCTCCACTCGGCCGACGAACCGGGTCCCGACACGGAGTGGTGCGAACGGCGGATCCTGGCAAGGATCCACCGCCTGACGATCGGTCGGTTGCGCCGGGAAATCGAGCCGGCCAGCACCACCGAATTCATCCGCTTCCTGCTGCATTGGCAGCACCTGGAGCCCGGGACTCAACTCCATGGCCGGGAGGGCCTGCTGAAGGTGTTGCAGCAACTGCAGGGGCTGGAGCTTCCGGCGCCGGCCTGGGAGCGCGACATATTGCCCAAGCGAATAGCCGGCTATCGACCCGAGGACCTGGAAGCCCTGTGTCTTTCCGGCACCGTCGCCTGGGGCCGGCTGCGGTTCTCTCCACCCCCCGCATTCGACCCGGAGGATCCTTCAGCCAAAAACAGCCACGCTCGAACCAAGCCCGGCCGCTCGGCTCCTCTGGCCTTTTTCACCCGACAGGACTCCACCTGGTTGCTGGATTCGAGGCCCCTCTCCCTGGAGGGCATTCCGGGGTTGTCTCCCGTGGCCGTGGAGGTCGCCAACGCGCTGCGCCAATGGGGAGCCTGTTTCCTGTCGGACATTTCCAGGAGTACCGGAAGGCTGACCGCCGAGGTGGAGGATGGGCTGTGGGAGTTGGTGAGCCGCGGTCTGGTCACCGGAGACGGGATGGCCGGGCTGCGGGTCCTGTTGCTGCCGAACCAGAAGCGGCGCGGACCCGAGCACCGTTTGCGAGTCATTCGCGGAGGCAACGCCCCCGGCCGATTGCTGCCGCTGGGCCGGTGGTCTCTGTTGCAGCCGCAGCATCCCCATCTTTCGGACCATCCGCCCGGCGAAGCTCCCCAACCGGACGCGTCCGTCAGTCGGATGCCACCTCCCCACGAGGATCGTGAAGAATTCGCCACCCGGATGGCCCATCAGCTTCTGCACCGCTACGGCATCGTCATCCGGGAACTCATGACCCGCGAGCCTCACGCACCCCGATGGAGAGTCCTGCTGAGCATTTACCGGAGGATGGAGGCTCGGGGTGAAATTCGAGGAGGGCGGTTCGTGAGTGGCTTTGTGGGTGAACAGTTTGCCCTCCCGGAGGCAGTAGACACCCTGCGGGCGCTGCGGCGGGACCGGGCGCCAGGGAGCGACACCGTGCTGGTCCCCGCGGCAGACCCGCTGAACCTGGTGGGCATCCTCACGCCCGGAGGTCGAGTGTCGCCCTTCTCCCACCAGTGGATCGCCATCCGGGAGGGTCTACCGATTGAAGTAGGGGAGTTGGGAGAAGTGCTGAGCCGATTGCAGCCCAAGCGGTCTTCCGGCGCCGAGCAGGGACCGACCCGCTCAGCCCCTCGTTCCGGTGACGATACACATCGACCATGACGGATTTCAGGGCCGCCAACCCGGCCTGGCCGCCACTGCATCACCCGGACAAAAATGTTGAAACCGGCCACCGGGGGCCAGCGTTGTTTAGTTTGATTCGATGGTGGTGAAGCATCCTGGAAAGGTAGAGGTTCATGAGACTGCAACGTAATCTGGTTCTCCCTGTCGTCGGGCTGGTTGTCCTGATCGCCGTCGTTTATCTGGTCTGGGGTGGCGGGGACGACGATCCGGCCGAGAATTACCTGAAAGTGGCGGTGGAGCGCGGGGACGTCCGCAGGACCGTCACCTCGACCGGAACCCTGCAGGCGGTCGTCACCGTGCAGGTGGGCAGCCAGGTCTCCGGACGGATCCAGGAGCTGCACGCCGACTTCAACAGCGTGGTCAAGAACGGACAGACGTTGGCCATCATCGACCCGGCCAACTTCGAAGCCCAGCGGGACCGCGCCGCCGCCTCCCTGGCGACCTCGGAGGCCGCGGTGAAAAACGCGGAGGCCAATCTGATCAATCGCAAAGCCGAACTCCAGAGCGCCGAGGCCAATCTTCAGGTGTCGCGAGTCGACCAACAGGAAGCGGGCAGGCAGCTGCGAAGAGCCAAGGGACTGTTCGAGGACGGCCTCATCCCTGAACGGGACCTGGAAACGGCCCAGGCCGGCCATGATCAGTCCGCCGCGCGCCTGTTGCAGGCCGAAGCCCAGATCAGCCAGATCAAGGCCTCCATTCGATCGGCCGGGGCCCAAAAGGAACAGGCTCTGGCCAACGTCAAACAGGCCAAGGCCGAATTGAAGATGGCCCAGGTCAACCTCTATTACACCAACATCACTTCTCCCATCGACGGGGTGGTGATCGAACGCAGCGTGGATATCGGCCAGACGGTGGCGGCCAGCTTCCAGGCCCCCATTCTGTTCCTGATCGCCAACGACCTGGCCAAAATGCAGGTCATCGCTCAAATCGACGAGGCCGACATTGGAGCCATTTCCGAACAGGCCGAGGTCGATTTCACGGTCGACGCTTTCCCCGGACAGAACTTCCAGGGGAAAATTTCCGAAATCCGCCTCAGTTCCAAGCTTCCGGGTTCCAGCACCGACGCCCAGCAGGCGGCCGGATCCACCAACGTGGTCGTTTACAACGTCATGATCGACGTGGACAACCCCCAATTGAAGCTGCGGCCGGCCATGACGGCCACCGTCACCTTCACCGTGGCCAGCGCCGAGGACGTCCTGAAGGTGGCCAACGTGGCTCTGCGCTACCAGCCGTCGGACAAGACGCCCGAGGAGGTTCGGGCCATGCTTGGAGGTGGCCCGCCCGGATCGGGAGAGGACTCGGCAGGAGCTGGTTCTTCCGAAGGCGGTGAGAATCCGGCAGGGTCCAGCGGTCGGTCCGGCATGGACCCGGAGCGGATGCGAGCCATGAGGGCCCGGATGGCACAGGGAGGAGGAGGCCGCGGCTTCGGCGGACGCGGCATGGATCCGGAGCGGATGCGGGCCATTCGGGCTCGCATGGCTCAAAGGGGCGGAGGTGGACCCTTCGGAGGGGGCGGGCCCGGCATGCGTCGGGGAGGACCGGCTGGCGACGGCGCCAGGACGGTCATCGCACCTGCCATTCAGACCCAGTACGGCATCAATCCCGGTTTGAAGATCCGGTTCCCTCAGGCCGAAAAAGCGAAGTCTCGCCGGGGGGTGTTGTGGGTCCTCGATGCGGAGGGTCAACCCGAACCGCGCCGGGTCCGCTTCGGGATCACCGACGGCCGGGACACGGCGATTCTTGGAGGGAACCTGGAGGCAGGGGAAGAGGTCATCACCGGAGAGATGGAGAGCCGGGCCAGAGCCAGCAGTACCTCCTCCCCGTTCGGAGGGCTGTTCGGAAGCCGCAGACGAGCACCACAACGAAGTCAGCAAAGTCGACGCAGCGGGGGCCGCTAGCCCATGCAACATCTCATCAACTCCCTGGCCGAAAAGACGCCTTCGCTGGACCGGAACGGGGCAGCCGTCATCGCCCTGCACGAGGTCTGGAAGATTTACGACACCGGAGAGATCCGGGTCGAGGCCCTGCGCGGGGTTTCCCTGGAGATTGCCCGTGGGGAGTTCGTAGCCATCATGGGGGCCTCGGGATCGGGCAAGTCAACCATGCTGAACATTCTGGGTTGTTTGGATCGTCCCACCCGCGGCGTCTACCGCCTGGATGGCGTGGACGTCTCCACCTTCTCCCCTTCCCAGAGAGCCGACATTCGCAACCAGAACATCGGATTCATCTTTCAGACCTTCAACCTGCTGAGCCGGACCTCGGTCTGGGAGAACGTGGAAGCCCCCATGCTCTATTCCGGGACATCCAAGGCGGACCGGGCCGCTCGCATCGAAGAGGCCCTGGAGGTGGTCGGAATACCCGAGAAAGCCAAGGCGCTTCCCAACCAGCTCTCGGGAGGACAGCAGCAGCGAGTGGCCGCGGCCCGGGCCCTGGTCAACCGCCCGGCCATCCTGCTGGCCGACGAACCCACGGGCAACCTGGACTCGGCGACCTCGGAAGAGATCATGGCCTTCCTCCAACGCTTGAACTCGGAACAAGGAATCACCCTGGTCATGGTGACCCATGAGCAGGAAGTCGCCAACTATGCATCACGCCAGATCTACATGCGAGACGGTCAGATCCTGAGGGATGAGAAGACCTGACCACAACACCCACCGAGGGTTTCCTCCCAGGTCTCGATCGCCGTGGATACCGGAGCATTGACATGAACTACTGGATGATCCTGAAGATTTCCCTGAAGGCCCTGAACCGCAACAAGGTTCGTTCGGCCCTGACCATGCTGGGAATCATCATCGGCGTGTCGGCGGTCATTGCAATGGTGAGTCTGGGTGAGGGCGCACGGCGGCAGATTCAGGAAGAAATCGCCAGCCTGGGGGACAGCACCGTGTGGGTGAGGGCCGGCAGCCGCCGCTCTTGGGGTGTTCGCAGTGCCTCCGGAACCATGAATACCCTGAAAGCCGCGGATTTCGATGCCATGTTGAACGAATGTCCCGCCGTCAAGGCGGTCAGTCCCAGCGCCAGGTCGATGGCCCAGGTGGTATTTGGCAACCAGAACTGGAATACCCGAATCGAGGGATACAACGAACTGTATCCGGACATGCGGAATTGGACCATTGCGCAAGGCAGTTTCTTTGACGATTCCCAGGTCAAGGCGGCCGCCCGGGTGGCCGTGCTGGGCAACACCGTCTGGCAGGAGCTCTTTGCCGGCAGCGACCCCGTTGGACAAACCATTCGAGTCAAGAATCTCTCCTTTCAAGTCATCGGAACCTTCAAGGCAAAGGGATACAATTCCTGGGGCCGCGACCAGGACGACGTCATCATCGTTCCCTACACCACCGTCCAAAAGAAGTTTCTGGGGGGAGCGCTCCACGTGGAGTCAGGCCTGGTACAGGCAGTCAATTCCCGGGCCACCTACGCGGCCGAAGAGCAGATTCGTGCCCTGCTGCGCCAGCGGCACCGCCTGGGTCCCTTTCAGGACGACGACTTCATGATTCGCAACCTCAGCGAGATTGGAGAAGCGGCGGAAGCGACCAACCGGATGATGGGGGGATTGCTGGCGGTCATTGCCTCCGTGTCCCTGTTGGTGGGAGGGATCGGGATCATGAACATCATGTTGGTGGCGGTCTCGGAGCGCACCCGTGAGATCGGCATCCGCATGGCCATCGGGGCACGACCCAGCCATGTCCGCATCCAGTTCCTCTCGGAATCGATCGGCCTGTGCCTGCTGGGAGGGATCCTGGGCCTGCTGCTGGGAGTGGCGGTTTCCGTAGGCATCCCTCTATGGCTGGGCTGGCCCACCGTGATCTCCATCAATTCGGTCATCATTTCGATCCTTTTCTCAGCCGCCATCGGAATCTTCTTCGGCTACTATCCGGCCCACAAAGCGGCCGCGCTGGATCCCATCGAAGCGCTCCGCTACGAGTAGTTTCAGCACACCGGCCGGAGGCGGATGAACACACGCGTCCCCACCTCCGGATATCCCGGACCTTTTCGCCTCCCAAATTCGGCGGATATTCTTTTTTGTCGGGCTACAGATCTTCGAAAAAGCGGTGGTCGGTTACGTAGGAAAACCCGTCGGAGATCTCCCGTATGTAGAGTTCGGCCTTGAGCACCTGGATGCATCCCTCGACCAGGACCCGGTCCAGGGGCCATTGGTTGTCCTTGGCTATCTGGTTGGCTTTCTCCAAGGCAAGCTGGGTCAGTTTGAAATGCCCCTTGCAGGTGGCTCGTCCATTGTGGACCTTCCCCGCAAACTTGTGAAATTTCCCATCGACCTCCACCCAGCTCTCCATGGACAGGGTGTAGTGCTTCTCCAGAAATTGAAATCCCTTTTTCATCGGTACCTCGGGTGGCTGCCGTGCCCCGAAATCAGTGGCTTGCCGGTGGAAGTGTAGCCCAGATTCCCCGCTCGGCAAATTCCTTTTTCCGAGTGGTACAATACAAGCCCCAAAGGAGCGACGCTGATGGAATCCGTCCTGCGCTACATCCACCGGAACCGGGATCGCTACATAGCGGAACTGAAAGAATTCCTGACTATTCCCAGCATCAGCAACAACGCCGAGAACCGCGCCGACATGGAGCGCTGCGCCGCGTTCCTGAAAGACCAGCTCGAGAGCATCGGAATGCAGAAGGCAGTCGTCTTTCCAACCGAGGGCCATCCCGTCGTCTACGGGGAATGGCTGGGGGCGCCCGGCAGACCCACCGTGCTTTTCTATGGACACTACGACGTCCAGCCGGTCGATCCCCTGGAACTCTGGATTTCGGGACCGTTCGAGCCGACCGTTCGAGACGGTGAGCTCTATGCCCGGGGAGCCGTCGACGACAAGGGCCAGGTCTGGATGAATTTGAAGGCGGCCGAGGCTTACCTGAAGACTCAGGGGACTCTGCCGGTCAACCTCAAGCTCCTGATCGAGGGAGAGGAGGAAGTCGGCAGCGACCACCTGGATGCCTTCATCCAAAGCCACCAGGAACTGCTGCAAGCGGATGTCGCTCTCATTTCAGACACTCCCCTGTTCGATCGGGGAATTCCTTCCATCTGCTACGGGCTGAGAGGATTGACCTACTTTCAACTGGACTTGAAGGGAACGAGCCAGGACTTGCACTCCGGTTCCTTTGGCGGGACGGTGATCAATCCCAACTTCGCGCTGGCGCACATCATCAGCTCGCTCAAGGATTCCGAGGGGCGCATCCTGATCCCTGGCTTTTATGACGACGTCGCCCCCATGAGCGATCGGGAGAAAGACGAGCTGTCCCGACTGCCCTTCGACCAGGAACGATTCCGGCAGGAGGTGGGCGCCCCCGAGCTCTTCGGCGAAAAGGGATACGGCACGCTGGAAAGAATCTGGTCCAGACCCACGCTGGAGGTCAACGGCCTGTGTGGAGGCTTCACCGGCGAGGGAGCCAAGACCGTCATTCCGGCCACGGCCATGGCAAAGATCAGCATGCGCCTGGTCCCCGATCAGGATCCGGATCGGATAGCCCACCTCTTCGAACAACACTTGAAAACGGTCACTCCCGGCTCGGTAGAACT
This genomic interval carries:
- a CDS encoding efflux RND transporter periplasmic adaptor subunit, with product MRLQRNLVLPVVGLVVLIAVVYLVWGGGDDDPAENYLKVAVERGDVRRTVTSTGTLQAVVTVQVGSQVSGRIQELHADFNSVVKNGQTLAIIDPANFEAQRDRAAASLATSEAAVKNAEANLINRKAELQSAEANLQVSRVDQQEAGRQLRRAKGLFEDGLIPERDLETAQAGHDQSAARLLQAEAQISQIKASIRSAGAQKEQALANVKQAKAELKMAQVNLYYTNITSPIDGVVIERSVDIGQTVAASFQAPILFLIANDLAKMQVIAQIDEADIGAISEQAEVDFTVDAFPGQNFQGKISEIRLSSKLPGSSTDAQQAAGSTNVVVYNVMIDVDNPQLKLRPAMTATVTFTVASAEDVLKVANVALRYQPSDKTPEEVRAMLGGGPPGSGEDSAGAGSSEGGENPAGSSGRSGMDPERMRAMRARMAQGGGGRGFGGRGMDPERMRAIRARMAQRGGGGPFGGGGPGMRRGGPAGDGARTVIAPAIQTQYGINPGLKIRFPQAEKAKSRRGVLWVLDAEGQPEPRRVRFGITDGRDTAILGGNLEAGEEVITGEMESRARASSTSSPFGGLFGSRRRAPQRSQQSRRSGGR
- a CDS encoding DEAD/DEAH box helicase; translation: MKTGIPPRSPLPRGFHPYLAQWFRQHFAAPSPAQKKGWPPVMAGRDTLIAAPTGSGKTLAAFLWSLNRLVKAALSGKLEDRTYVVYVSPLKALGNDIHKNLQLPMEEIGCIAQKQGEGPLGIRVAVRSGDTPSSERQSMLRRPPHILITTPESLYILLTARGSRGYLRGAGTVIVDEIHAVAGDKRGSHLALSLERLDHLAGRRLQRIGLSATQKPVSAIARLLVGTAGLEPKGRVACSIVDIGHQRDLELSIAIPDLEFGPIASLELWEAVYERIAAESRAHRSTLVFVHTRRLAERVAHKLSQRLGEDQVATHHGSLSKESRLAAEQRLKSGAISVVVATASLELGIDIGHVDLVCHVGAPRSIASLLQRIGRSGHGLDTVPKGLLFPLTRDELLQTAAAVRAVRAGELDRVHIPEKPLDILAQQMVATVAGGEIAEEKLWTLCRRAYPYRDLTPEEFAEVVEILSEGISTRRGRGSAYLHRDGVHRRLRPRRNAALSAITSGGAIPDTADYDVIQEPEGIFVGRVNEDFAIESMAGDIFLLGNQSWRIRRVEAGKLRVEDAQGAPPTIPFWVGEAPARTAELSEAVSELRRKLAELLDRETDSAIEWLSRECGMDRSGAEQLVSYITQTRAALGEVPTQHTIVAERFFDESGGMQLVLHTPFGGRINRAWGLALRKRFCVSFNFELQAAATDDGVVISLGEQHSFPLQSVSSMVRSDRTEKDLIQGVLASPMFGNRWRWNATRFLALLRFQQGRRVPMPIQRMRAEDLLAAVFPAQLACQDNAPGPVEPVDHPLVNQTLHDCLHEPLDLEGFLEVLGRLEAGEIRFLGRDTPAPSPMSHEILNANPYAFLDDAPLEERRARAVSLRRMETDAIQADSLLDAEVVERVVAELWPDIRDREELHDLLLNLVVLPSEAVGRWREFMNDLIESNRAAPVFWVNPAGFRQQAYVAAERLSWLKRLVPETQADPSFERRARDCETGSPFLPSASSTTSRLPGTSEEIAAFLVREWLECLGPATAAELADRLGLPRSMVQLALVTLEAGGSILRGRFRAGPGLPAPAGSPSSVVTSTSGVASEKGLHSADEPGPDTEWCERRILARIHRLTIGRLRREIEPASTTEFIRFLLHWQHLEPGTQLHGREGLLKVLQQLQGLELPAPAWERDILPKRIAGYRPEDLEALCLSGTVAWGRLRFSPPPAFDPEDPSAKNSHARTKPGRSAPLAFFTRQDSTWLLDSRPLSLEGIPGLSPVAVEVANALRQWGACFLSDISRSTGRLTAEVEDGLWELVSRGLVTGDGMAGLRVLLLPNQKRRGPEHRLRVIRGGNAPGRLLPLGRWSLLQPQHPHLSDHPPGEAPQPDASVSRMPPPHEDREEFATRMAHQLLHRYGIVIRELMTREPHAPRWRVLLSIYRRMEARGEIRGGRFVSGFVGEQFALPEAVDTLRALRRDRAPGSDTVLVPAADPLNLVGILTPGGRVSPFSHQWIAIREGLPIEVGELGEVLSRLQPKRSSGAEQGPTRSAPRSGDDTHRP
- a CDS encoding ABC transporter ATP-binding protein, with amino-acid sequence MQHLINSLAEKTPSLDRNGAAVIALHEVWKIYDTGEIRVEALRGVSLEIARGEFVAIMGASGSGKSTMLNILGCLDRPTRGVYRLDGVDVSTFSPSQRADIRNQNIGFIFQTFNLLSRTSVWENVEAPMLYSGTSKADRAARIEEALEVVGIPEKAKALPNQLSGGQQQRVAAARALVNRPAILLADEPTGNLDSATSEEIMAFLQRLNSEQGITLVMVTHEQEVANYASRQIYMRDGQILRDEKT
- a CDS encoding ABC transporter permease, translating into MNYWMILKISLKALNRNKVRSALTMLGIIIGVSAVIAMVSLGEGARRQIQEEIASLGDSTVWVRAGSRRSWGVRSASGTMNTLKAADFDAMLNECPAVKAVSPSARSMAQVVFGNQNWNTRIEGYNELYPDMRNWTIAQGSFFDDSQVKAAARVAVLGNTVWQELFAGSDPVGQTIRVKNLSFQVIGTFKAKGYNSWGRDQDDVIIVPYTTVQKKFLGGALHVESGLVQAVNSRATYAAEEQIRALLRQRHRLGPFQDDDFMIRNLSEIGEAAEATNRMMGGLLAVIASVSLLVGGIGIMNIMLVAVSERTREIGIRMAIGARPSHVRIQFLSESIGLCLLGGILGLLLGVAVSVGIPLWLGWPTVISINSVIISILFSAAIGIFFGYYPAHKAAALDPIEALRYE
- a CDS encoding dipeptidase, translated to MESVLRYIHRNRDRYIAELKEFLTIPSISNNAENRADMERCAAFLKDQLESIGMQKAVVFPTEGHPVVYGEWLGAPGRPTVLFYGHYDVQPVDPLELWISGPFEPTVRDGELYARGAVDDKGQVWMNLKAAEAYLKTQGTLPVNLKLLIEGEEEVGSDHLDAFIQSHQELLQADVALISDTPLFDRGIPSICYGLRGLTYFQLDLKGTSQDLHSGSFGGTVINPNFALAHIISSLKDSEGRILIPGFYDDVAPMSDREKDELSRLPFDQERFRQEVGAPELFGEKGYGTLERIWSRPTLEVNGLCGGFTGEGAKTVIPATAMAKISMRLVPDQDPDRIAHLFEQHLKTVTPGSVELTLTRMHGGNPWLASIDHPAIRAASRAFEKGFGAKPVFVREGGSIPVVTTLAETLGLSSVLMGVGLPDENAHAPNERLDLGNYQTGIVSIAHFFDQFSRS